A window of Phyllopteryx taeniolatus isolate TA_2022b chromosome 19, UOR_Ptae_1.2, whole genome shotgun sequence contains these coding sequences:
- the gprc5c gene encoding G-protein coupled receptor family C group 5 member C isoform X2 yields MASNVSRPAGCGPAVSSIYYKLCDLDAAWGVVLEASASAGVVVSLVLFTALLANVPFTRDPNRRNAVALHALFLVCTAGLFGLTFAFVVGKNFSTCASRRFLFGVLFAGCFSCLLVQGVRLNALARTNRAPGACGSCLVATALWSVEVLVNAEWLIITVARHPPGPGISADGVEGGGGATAVPCDVANADFAMALIYVMALLVAALGAGLGVMAGEHKRWKREGALILACALLSVGIWAAWIAVYVHGNFTPRWDDPALGVALVTNAWVFLALVTVPQVCCSAGDGDCDPDFGETPYPGRGGVGYENILKELNPNNVFAENMDNKAFSVDEPAQGAAAVSPYSGYTGQLRSCVYQPTELALIAKARAAANPPEASYDSVIPRASARSEAGSVGVRAANAADTADVGNASHGNGNSQANASHRTPQW; encoded by the exons ATGGCGTCCAACGTGAGCCGACCCGCGGGCTGCGGTCCGGCGGTGTCGTCCATCTACTACAAGCTGTGCGACCTGGACGCGGCGTGGGGCGTGGTTCTGGAGGCGTCGGCGTCGGCCGGCGTCGTCGTCAGCCTGGTTCTGTTCACGGCGCTGCTCGCCAACGTGCCCTTCACGCGGGACCCCAACCGCAGGAACGCGGTGGCCCTGCACGCCCTCTTCCTGGTGTGCACGGCCGGCCTCTTCGGCCTCACATTCGCCTTCGTGGTGGGGAAGAACTTCTCCACCTGTGCGTCGCGCCGCTTCCTGTTCGGCGTTCTCTTCGCCGGCTGCTTCTCGTGCCTCCTGGTTCAGGGCGTGCGGCTCAACGCCCTGGCCAGGACCAACCGTGCCCCGGGGGCGTGCGGCTCGTGCCTCGTCGCAACGGCCCTGTGGTCGGTGGAGGTGCTCGTCAACGCCGAGTGGCTGATCATCACGGTGGCGCGCCACCCGCCGGGGCCGGGCATCTCCGCGGACGGGGTcgagggcggcggcggcgccacGGCCGTGCCCTGCGACGTGGCCAACGCGGACTTCGCCATGGCGCTGATCTACGTGATGGCGCTCCTCGTCGCCGCCCTGGGCGCAGGCCTGGGCGTCATGGCGGGAGAACACAAGCGGTGGAAGAGGGAGGGCGCCCTCATCCTGGCGTGCGCCCTCCTCTCCGTCGGGATCTGGGCGGCGTGGATCGCCGTGTACGTCCACGGGAACTTTACGCCCCGGTGGGATGACCCCGCGTTGGGCGTCGCCCTGGTGACCAACGCCTGGGTCTTCCTGGCGCTGGTCACCGTCCCACAAGTGTGCTGCTCGGCCGGGGACGGAGACTGCGACCCCGACTTCGGGGAGACGCCGTACCCGGGTCGGGGGGGCGTCGGCTATGAGAACATCCTGAAGGAACTGAACCCTAACAACGTCTTTGCGGAAAACATGGACAACAAAGCCTTCTCCGTGGACGAGCCCGCACAAG GCGCCGCGGCGGTGTCTCCGTACAGCGGCTACACGGGCCAGCTGAGGAGTTGCGTGTACCAGCCCACCGAGCTGGCCCTCATCGCCAAAGCCCGCGCGGCCGCC AATCCCCCGGAAGCGTCCTACGACTCCGTCATTCCTCGAGCGTCGGCCCGTTCTGAAGCCGGCAGCGTCGGCGTGCGCGCCGCGAACGCCGCGGACACGGCGGACGTGGGCAACGCCTCTCACGGAAACGGAAACAGC CAGGCTAACGCGTCGCACAGGACGCCTCAGTGGTGA
- the gprc5c gene encoding G-protein coupled receptor family C group 5 member C isoform X3 encodes MASNVSRPAGCGPAVSSIYYKLCDLDAAWGVVLEASASAGVVVSLVLFTALLANVPFTRDPNRRNAVALHALFLVCTAGLFGLTFAFVVGKNFSTCASRRFLFGVLFAGCFSCLLVQGVRLNALARTNRAPGACGSCLVATALWSVEVLVNAEWLIITVARHPPGPGISADGVEGGGGATAVPCDVANADFAMALIYVMALLVAALGAGLGVMAGEHKRWKREGALILACALLSVGIWAAWIAVYVHGNFTPRWDDPALGVALVTNAWVFLALVTVPQVCCSAGDGDCDPDFGETPYPGRGGVGYENILKELNPNNVFAENMDNKAFSVDEPAQGAAAVSPYSGYTGQLRSCVYQPTELALIAKARAAANPPEASYDSVIPRASARSEAGSVGVRAANAADTADVGNASHGNGNSANASHRTPQW; translated from the exons ATGGCGTCCAACGTGAGCCGACCCGCGGGCTGCGGTCCGGCGGTGTCGTCCATCTACTACAAGCTGTGCGACCTGGACGCGGCGTGGGGCGTGGTTCTGGAGGCGTCGGCGTCGGCCGGCGTCGTCGTCAGCCTGGTTCTGTTCACGGCGCTGCTCGCCAACGTGCCCTTCACGCGGGACCCCAACCGCAGGAACGCGGTGGCCCTGCACGCCCTCTTCCTGGTGTGCACGGCCGGCCTCTTCGGCCTCACATTCGCCTTCGTGGTGGGGAAGAACTTCTCCACCTGTGCGTCGCGCCGCTTCCTGTTCGGCGTTCTCTTCGCCGGCTGCTTCTCGTGCCTCCTGGTTCAGGGCGTGCGGCTCAACGCCCTGGCCAGGACCAACCGTGCCCCGGGGGCGTGCGGCTCGTGCCTCGTCGCAACGGCCCTGTGGTCGGTGGAGGTGCTCGTCAACGCCGAGTGGCTGATCATCACGGTGGCGCGCCACCCGCCGGGGCCGGGCATCTCCGCGGACGGGGTcgagggcggcggcggcgccacGGCCGTGCCCTGCGACGTGGCCAACGCGGACTTCGCCATGGCGCTGATCTACGTGATGGCGCTCCTCGTCGCCGCCCTGGGCGCAGGCCTGGGCGTCATGGCGGGAGAACACAAGCGGTGGAAGAGGGAGGGCGCCCTCATCCTGGCGTGCGCCCTCCTCTCCGTCGGGATCTGGGCGGCGTGGATCGCCGTGTACGTCCACGGGAACTTTACGCCCCGGTGGGATGACCCCGCGTTGGGCGTCGCCCTGGTGACCAACGCCTGGGTCTTCCTGGCGCTGGTCACCGTCCCACAAGTGTGCTGCTCGGCCGGGGACGGAGACTGCGACCCCGACTTCGGGGAGACGCCGTACCCGGGTCGGGGGGGCGTCGGCTATGAGAACATCCTGAAGGAACTGAACCCTAACAACGTCTTTGCGGAAAACATGGACAACAAAGCCTTCTCCGTGGACGAGCCCGCACAAG GCGCCGCGGCGGTGTCTCCGTACAGCGGCTACACGGGCCAGCTGAGGAGTTGCGTGTACCAGCCCACCGAGCTGGCCCTCATCGCCAAAGCCCGCGCGGCCGCC AATCCCCCGGAAGCGTCCTACGACTCCGTCATTCCTCGAGCGTCGGCCCGTTCTGAAGCCGGCAGCGTCGGCGTGCGCGCCGCGAACGCCGCGGACACGGCGGACGTGGGCAACGCCTCTCACGGAAACGGAAACAGC GCTAACGCGTCGCACAGGACGCCTCAGTGGTGA
- the gprc5c gene encoding G-protein coupled receptor family C group 5 member C isoform X4, with amino-acid sequence MASNVSRPAGCGPAVSSIYYKLCDLDAAWGVVLEASASAGVVVSLVLFTALLANVPFTRDPNRRNAVALHALFLVCTAGLFGLTFAFVVGKNFSTCASRRFLFGVLFAGCFSCLLVQGVRLNALARTNRAPGACGSCLVATALWSVEVLVNAEWLIITVARHPPGPGISADGVEGGGGATAVPCDVANADFAMALIYVMALLVAALGAGLGVMAGEHKRWKREGALILACALLSVGIWAAWIAVYVHGNFTPRWDDPALGVALVTNAWVFLALVTVPQVCCSAGDGDCDPDFGETPYPGRGGVGYENILKELNPNNVFAENMDNKAFSVDEPAQGAAAVSPYSGYTGQLRSCVYQPTELALIAKARAAANPPEASYDSVIPRASARSEAGSVGVRAANAADTADVGNASHGNGNSVSPRILPV; translated from the exons ATGGCGTCCAACGTGAGCCGACCCGCGGGCTGCGGTCCGGCGGTGTCGTCCATCTACTACAAGCTGTGCGACCTGGACGCGGCGTGGGGCGTGGTTCTGGAGGCGTCGGCGTCGGCCGGCGTCGTCGTCAGCCTGGTTCTGTTCACGGCGCTGCTCGCCAACGTGCCCTTCACGCGGGACCCCAACCGCAGGAACGCGGTGGCCCTGCACGCCCTCTTCCTGGTGTGCACGGCCGGCCTCTTCGGCCTCACATTCGCCTTCGTGGTGGGGAAGAACTTCTCCACCTGTGCGTCGCGCCGCTTCCTGTTCGGCGTTCTCTTCGCCGGCTGCTTCTCGTGCCTCCTGGTTCAGGGCGTGCGGCTCAACGCCCTGGCCAGGACCAACCGTGCCCCGGGGGCGTGCGGCTCGTGCCTCGTCGCAACGGCCCTGTGGTCGGTGGAGGTGCTCGTCAACGCCGAGTGGCTGATCATCACGGTGGCGCGCCACCCGCCGGGGCCGGGCATCTCCGCGGACGGGGTcgagggcggcggcggcgccacGGCCGTGCCCTGCGACGTGGCCAACGCGGACTTCGCCATGGCGCTGATCTACGTGATGGCGCTCCTCGTCGCCGCCCTGGGCGCAGGCCTGGGCGTCATGGCGGGAGAACACAAGCGGTGGAAGAGGGAGGGCGCCCTCATCCTGGCGTGCGCCCTCCTCTCCGTCGGGATCTGGGCGGCGTGGATCGCCGTGTACGTCCACGGGAACTTTACGCCCCGGTGGGATGACCCCGCGTTGGGCGTCGCCCTGGTGACCAACGCCTGGGTCTTCCTGGCGCTGGTCACCGTCCCACAAGTGTGCTGCTCGGCCGGGGACGGAGACTGCGACCCCGACTTCGGGGAGACGCCGTACCCGGGTCGGGGGGGCGTCGGCTATGAGAACATCCTGAAGGAACTGAACCCTAACAACGTCTTTGCGGAAAACATGGACAACAAAGCCTTCTCCGTGGACGAGCCCGCACAAG GCGCCGCGGCGGTGTCTCCGTACAGCGGCTACACGGGCCAGCTGAGGAGTTGCGTGTACCAGCCCACCGAGCTGGCCCTCATCGCCAAAGCCCGCGCGGCCGCC AATCCCCCGGAAGCGTCCTACGACTCCGTCATTCCTCGAGCGTCGGCCCGTTCTGAAGCCGGCAGCGTCGGCGTGCGCGCCGCGAACGCCGCGGACACGGCGGACGTGGGCAACGCCTCTCACGGAAACGGAAACAGC GTATCCCCCCGCATACTTCCTGTCTGA
- the gprc5c gene encoding G-protein coupled receptor family C group 5 member C isoform X1: protein MASNVSRPAGCGPAVSSIYYKLCDLDAAWGVVLEASASAGVVVSLVLFTALLANVPFTRDPNRRNAVALHALFLVCTAGLFGLTFAFVVGKNFSTCASRRFLFGVLFAGCFSCLLVQGVRLNALARTNRAPGACGSCLVATALWSVEVLVNAEWLIITVARHPPGPGISADGVEGGGGATAVPCDVANADFAMALIYVMALLVAALGAGLGVMAGEHKRWKREGALILACALLSVGIWAAWIAVYVHGNFTPRWDDPALGVALVTNAWVFLALVTVPQVCCSAGDGDCDPDFGETPYPGRGGVGYENILKELNPNNVFAENMDNKAFSVDEPAQGAAAVSPYSGYTGQLRSCVYQPTELALIAKARAAANPPEASYDSVIPRASARSEAGSVGVRAANAADTADVGNASHGNGNSVGPRVRSFLFDVAVVCVRACSFIRFFAETA, encoded by the exons ATGGCGTCCAACGTGAGCCGACCCGCGGGCTGCGGTCCGGCGGTGTCGTCCATCTACTACAAGCTGTGCGACCTGGACGCGGCGTGGGGCGTGGTTCTGGAGGCGTCGGCGTCGGCCGGCGTCGTCGTCAGCCTGGTTCTGTTCACGGCGCTGCTCGCCAACGTGCCCTTCACGCGGGACCCCAACCGCAGGAACGCGGTGGCCCTGCACGCCCTCTTCCTGGTGTGCACGGCCGGCCTCTTCGGCCTCACATTCGCCTTCGTGGTGGGGAAGAACTTCTCCACCTGTGCGTCGCGCCGCTTCCTGTTCGGCGTTCTCTTCGCCGGCTGCTTCTCGTGCCTCCTGGTTCAGGGCGTGCGGCTCAACGCCCTGGCCAGGACCAACCGTGCCCCGGGGGCGTGCGGCTCGTGCCTCGTCGCAACGGCCCTGTGGTCGGTGGAGGTGCTCGTCAACGCCGAGTGGCTGATCATCACGGTGGCGCGCCACCCGCCGGGGCCGGGCATCTCCGCGGACGGGGTcgagggcggcggcggcgccacGGCCGTGCCCTGCGACGTGGCCAACGCGGACTTCGCCATGGCGCTGATCTACGTGATGGCGCTCCTCGTCGCCGCCCTGGGCGCAGGCCTGGGCGTCATGGCGGGAGAACACAAGCGGTGGAAGAGGGAGGGCGCCCTCATCCTGGCGTGCGCCCTCCTCTCCGTCGGGATCTGGGCGGCGTGGATCGCCGTGTACGTCCACGGGAACTTTACGCCCCGGTGGGATGACCCCGCGTTGGGCGTCGCCCTGGTGACCAACGCCTGGGTCTTCCTGGCGCTGGTCACCGTCCCACAAGTGTGCTGCTCGGCCGGGGACGGAGACTGCGACCCCGACTTCGGGGAGACGCCGTACCCGGGTCGGGGGGGCGTCGGCTATGAGAACATCCTGAAGGAACTGAACCCTAACAACGTCTTTGCGGAAAACATGGACAACAAAGCCTTCTCCGTGGACGAGCCCGCACAAG GCGCCGCGGCGGTGTCTCCGTACAGCGGCTACACGGGCCAGCTGAGGAGTTGCGTGTACCAGCCCACCGAGCTGGCCCTCATCGCCAAAGCCCGCGCGGCCGCC AATCCCCCGGAAGCGTCCTACGACTCCGTCATTCCTCGAGCGTCGGCCCGTTCTGAAGCCGGCAGCGTCGGCGTGCGCGCCGCGAACGCCGCGGACACGGCGGACGTGGGCAACGCCTCTCACGGAAACGGAAACAGCGTAGGTCCACGCGTTCGGTCATTCCTGTTTGATGTTGCCgtagtgtgtgtgcgcgcgtgttcGTTCATACGTTTTTTTGCGGAAACAGCGTAG